A genome region from Myroides fluvii includes the following:
- a CDS encoding amino acid permease: MTEQNDDNSGVQRKLKARHLTMIAIGGCIGTGLFMASGEAIHQAGPGGAVLAYAAIGVMVYFLMTSLGEMATYLPVSGSFSTYASRFVDPSLGYALGWNYWFNWVITVAVDVSIAALVISYWEPLSFLPPWAWSLLFFGIIVGLNTLSVKAYGESEYWFAFIKVITVLVFLGVGLLTIFGILGGEYIGFKNFTIGDAPFIGEGFSGKFLTVLGVFLIAGFSFQGTELIGITAGESENPEKNIPKAIKQVFWRILIFYILSIFVIGLIIPYTSPELLGADITEIAKSPFTLVFEKAHWAFAAALMNAVILTSILSAGNSGMYASTRMLYAMGKDGMAHRSFGKTNKNGVPILALLATAFVVLLIFIIQSVTPQAVDFILAASGLTGFIAWLGIAISHYRFRRAYLAQGKDQKQLVYRAKLFPFGPIFAFVLCLFVIIGQDSKMILEGVVDWNGIFITYMGIPFFLFFYFYHKLKYKTKVIPLKDVDLKK, from the coding sequence ATGACGGAACAAAACGACGATAATTCAGGAGTACAGCGCAAACTCAAAGCTCGACACTTAACTATGATTGCCATTGGCGGATGTATCGGTACTGGTTTATTTATGGCCAGTGGGGAAGCCATTCACCAAGCAGGACCAGGAGGGGCGGTATTAGCCTATGCAGCTATTGGGGTCATGGTTTATTTTTTAATGACATCTCTTGGAGAAATGGCAACCTATTTACCTGTATCCGGATCCTTCAGTACGTACGCTTCCCGTTTTGTAGATCCTTCTTTGGGCTATGCTTTGGGTTGGAATTATTGGTTCAATTGGGTGATTACTGTAGCTGTTGATGTATCCATTGCCGCTTTAGTTATTTCGTATTGGGAGCCTCTGAGTTTTCTTCCTCCCTGGGCCTGGAGCTTACTATTCTTTGGTATTATAGTAGGATTAAATACACTATCTGTCAAAGCTTATGGAGAATCTGAATATTGGTTTGCTTTTATTAAAGTAATAACGGTCCTTGTTTTTTTAGGCGTGGGTCTATTGACTATTTTCGGAATTTTGGGAGGTGAATACATTGGTTTTAAAAACTTTACCATTGGAGATGCTCCTTTTATAGGAGAAGGATTCTCAGGTAAATTCCTCACGGTTTTGGGGGTCTTTCTTATTGCGGGATTCTCGTTTCAAGGAACAGAACTCATCGGAATCACGGCAGGAGAATCTGAAAATCCAGAGAAAAACATTCCCAAAGCCATCAAACAAGTTTTTTGGCGCATCCTCATTTTTTATATCCTATCTATATTTGTCATTGGCTTAATTATTCCCTATACAAGTCCAGAACTTTTGGGCGCAGATATTACTGAGATTGCTAAATCGCCGTTTACTTTAGTTTTTGAAAAGGCACATTGGGCCTTTGCAGCTGCTTTAATGAATGCGGTAATCTTAACCTCTATCCTCTCTGCGGGAAATTCCGGTATGTATGCCTCAACGCGTATGTTATATGCCATGGGAAAAGATGGCATGGCTCATCGTTCATTTGGCAAAACCAATAAAAATGGAGTCCCAATCCTTGCATTATTAGCAACTGCATTCGTTGTATTACTTATTTTCATCATTCAATCGGTTACCCCCCAAGCAGTAGATTTTATTTTAGCTGCCTCGGGTTTAACTGGATTTATCGCTTGGTTGGGTATTGCTATTAGCCATTATCGCTTCAGACGCGCTTACCTTGCACAAGGCAAAGATCAAAAACAATTAGTATATCGCGCTAAACTTTTCCCCTTTGGTCCCATTTTCGCTTTTGTTCTCTGCTTGTTCGTAATTATTGGACAAGACAGCAAAATGATTTTAGAAGGAGTTGTCGATTGGAACGGAATCTTCATTACTTATATGGGTATTCCCTTTTTCTTGTTCTTCTATTTCTACCATAAATTGAAGTACAAAACAAAAGTAATTCCATTAAAAGACGTTGATTTAAAGAAATAA
- a CDS encoding MarR family winged helix-turn-helix transcriptional regulator, translating into MNHKLLIEFIHLLFEFEKETEGGLVPTYPQNIEGFKTWIHKKKEESIVADDTALQDTKVTTEQHIALALLKIANYSKVYWRSLLADKAIATQDNWIVLLNLWIHGEMTKMELIRLSAQEKPTGMQIINRLIQLEFVRQKDSEVDKRSKIIEITALGQREVTSQMGEIQYFAQMINGDLHVTEKQSLLFLLTKLSNFHEDIFKDNKSKMEVLDFVLQHRAKV; encoded by the coding sequence ATGAACCACAAATTACTAATTGAGTTTATACATCTTCTTTTTGAGTTTGAAAAAGAAACGGAGGGAGGGTTAGTGCCGACCTATCCCCAAAATATTGAGGGATTTAAAACCTGGATTCACAAGAAAAAGGAAGAATCTATAGTAGCGGACGACACCGCACTGCAAGACACAAAAGTAACTACGGAACAGCATATCGCTTTAGCTTTGTTAAAAATAGCGAACTACAGCAAGGTGTATTGGCGATCTCTATTGGCAGATAAGGCTATAGCCACCCAAGATAATTGGATTGTTTTACTCAACTTATGGATACATGGCGAAATGACAAAAATGGAGTTAATCCGCTTGAGCGCACAAGAAAAGCCAACAGGTATGCAAATTATCAATCGATTGATTCAACTTGAATTTGTACGCCAAAAAGATTCTGAAGTTGATAAAAGAAGTAAAATCATCGAAATTACAGCATTAGGGCAACGTGAAGTAACAAGTCAAATGGGGGAAATTCAGTATTTCGCTCAAATGATTAATGGTGATTTACACGTAACTGAAAAGCAAAGTTTGCTTTTTTTGCTAACGAAGTTAAGCAACTTTCACGAGGACATTTTCAAGGACAATAAGAGTAAAATGGAAGTACTGGATTTTGTCTTACAGCATCGTGCAAAAGTGTAA